The Acanthopagrus latus isolate v.2019 chromosome 11, fAcaLat1.1, whole genome shotgun sequence genome segment TTATTGTAGCAGAAGCAGCACAGCAGGGCTGCACCTGAGACCATTACTACGATGCTCCATCTAGACAAAGGTCTTCTCTCTGGTTCTGGTACCACTCTGGTCCTGAAAGGCTGAAGCACCCGCTCCCACTGAGTGAGGATGGCCTGACGGGCTCCGGCCCACTTGCCGGGCCCAGTCAGACGGTACTGATAAGGAGTGCAGGGACCCGTTATAAGCTGCAGTGCCAGTCTGGGGTCCGTCAGTAAGAGCCATGGTATGTTAGGTCGAACCCCGACCTGCTCTGCCAGAGAGTCCAGGTAAGGGATGTAGTCCACCTGGATGGGGTTAAGCTCAGTGCAGGCAAACCTGACAAGataagcaaacaaaacacaactgtttACCATCGTCTGAAAATAATGGTTGGTTGCAGCCTGAGTGACGTGGATCATTAGTGATCTTCACCGTGGCTCTTGCACACTTCAACAGCCCTGCAACTGAGCTCTTACTTCTGATGCatgatttctgtgtctttctcaaGTTCCTTTATCATGGTCTCTTCTGAAGGGAGGGTCGCCAAGCCTGCAGGAtaagaaaatgtaagaaaaaacatttttagccGTTATCTTAACCACAATGTTCTGTTTCCCTTTACCAGCTTTATGTAATTCACATCGTTTTAGCTGCTTGTTAGTTCATGACTCTTACCACTTGTAGAATTATGAATACacagttgacattttaaaatgcctATTatgctttagttttttttccttcgtttcaatgttttatatataaaagGTCTCGAAAGTTAAAAAGaccaaagtctgcaccaacagaagctcctctctcccacagaaaacactgctcctgaaacgcctcgtcagtagtctcaCTTATAAGTGTGTGACTTTACGACATCTCAATACGCTGCTATGGCCGAGTAGTCCAGAGACACAGTGAGTGGTGCTGGTGTTTCAGACTGGAGGattacagtgctgcagcactggacagaaaGGGAgaactggtgtgttttttttgagcATCAAACCATTTAAACCTGTTCATTGTTGTCTCCTTTTAACATGATCAAAAGTCTGCTGCAGAATATGACTCATTACTCCTGTTTGGGATCTCGGTTGTAAAACATGGTTAAAGGTGTTAGGCCCATCATGTGCCCTTAGTGTGTCTggtaataacaaaaatgaaaatagattCTGTTTGTGCATACATGAGAGGTTAAAAATTGTTTTGGTGTTCAAGTTTACCTTTAAATACTCTTGTAGCCCAGCGGGCCTGCATCTCGGACAGAGGGTTGACGGCCCCAAAGCCGCGGATGAAGCCCACCACTGCCAGCGTAGGCTTGGTCAGTGCAGGAGGGAACACGTGCTTGTAGAGACGCAGCCTGTAACCACATTTAGCCTGCAGAGCTGAGGGCAGGAAGGGGAAGCTGTAGTTGTACCCTGTAGCAAACACCACAACATCCACCTGCACAGCACACAAAGGTTAAAGATTAGATGACTGCAAACATTTAGTTACATTGTGATTATTTGTCCATGATGAATAGTGTGTGCAGAAAGCAAAAAAGGAGTCCTAAAATGGATGTTGCCATATTTTAttacatgacagaaaaatgttgatccTCACTCTAAGAGTAGCACTAATACACACCTTCTCTATAACGCTCCCATCGACAAACACCGCACTGGACCCACGGAACTCCTTCACATTTGGTTTCATCTGAACACGACCTGAGATGATTCGATTTGGCAGGTCGTCATTCACGAGAGGCATCTGtgcaaaaaaactgcaaaaaggACAACAGAGCTGTTATGGACAGTGTCtcagaaacacactcagtgCACAGTTACAGTAACTACAAAGAAATGCCTAATATTTGAAGAGACTCTTAAGTGGTAAAATTGGCGAAAATGGatacacgaaaaaaaaaaggtctgcacACTGATTTAAAATCAAGCAATATTCTCTGCATAAGCCATGTTGTATTTAGAATTTAACACTTTCCTCTGCCGCCACCTGCAGGACAAACTTTAATTTTCAACCCAAAGTCCTCAGTATGTTGCACATTCTACCTTACTCATATTATTGGATGTCATGATCATTGCAATCTGAGGCACTACTAGATAAGATTTAGACTTTTAAGTCACAAACACTGAGATGAATACTGTCCACGCAATGATGTAAAGATGCTTCTCTAAATGATCTTGTTACCCATGTTTTGGTTTCAGGCCATATAGTTTGTGGTCAAATGCTTTGTTAAGTTTCTTCTCCAGCATCGTGTTGCTCCACGAGGGGAAGAGCCTCTCCATGAACAGATTCATCCGAGAAGTCCCAATGAGGTCAGATGGGATCCCGCCCTGTCCTACACGGCTGACAACCCACGCTccactcctgctgctgaggTACACCTGCAGGTCCgatcagagcagagagggtTAAGAATCAAGTGCTTCTGCTTTAGgatcacactgaacacagctgaAGGCAGCAGATTTTTTAATATCAAGCAGCACTGAAAGTACAGACATGTAGTTTAGTCGCGTACCTTCTCAGCAACTCTACTGATCTCCACAGCAATATCACCTCCAGAGTTCCCAATCCCAACCACCACCACTCGTTTCCCCTGCAGACCCTCAGAGTTGCGGTAATGCCAGCTGTGGAAATATCTGCCTTCAAAGCTCTCTATACCTGAGGAAGGAGAAATTAAAGAATAATCAGTCAGTCATTGTGCTGAATTGAGTCAGGGAACCTGCACATTCTGTATCACCTTTGCAAgtattaattttctttattctttaatatGTTGGTGGTTCATTATATTTACATAGAAAGTTGCTGTCTCTTTGAAATATCTGTATAGTTACGTTTTCAGACTAAACAGCAACCTGTATTTGATAAGGAGATCTCATTGAGATCTGTCGCATGACAGTTCCTGAAgcttatttcattttgaagccaatgaaaaaaagaacaaaaattgTTTCTGGTACCTGGGAAGTCTTTGAGAGGCATGTGAGGATGGGTGAAGTGTCCGGTACAGACTATCACTGCATCAAAAACACGAGTCTCCCTCTGACCGTCACTGCTCTCCGTCTCCACCTCCCACTGGCCTGTTGATGCAAAATCCAGGGTCTGCCTCACACTGACCACGGTAgtctgacatacacacacacacacacacacacacacacacacacacacacacacacacacacacacacacacacacacacacacacacacacacacacacacacacacacacacacaatagtgCTGAATATCCTCAGGATGATTGAGgggaaacaaaaatagaaaaggcaccagctgtatgtggGAGGGCATCAGCTTCCAGAAAGTATGTTTATAACGAAGAGATGACAATGATAATGCTTTGTTCACTGGAAAGGCAACCCTGTAGGACACTTTATCCTGTTTTATCTACCATCAAGACATCAAGGagcgtttttttccccccaacatGGGTGCACCCTCAGTGTACTTGTAGGCAGTTATGTGGATGATGGGATGATGCTGTGATAcgcatgtaaacatttaaacaccaaaacattaattacagaaaacactgattaattagtcatgtacattttctttaagtTTGGGTGACACCGTCCTCAAAAGCAACCAGAGACATTGgtacattcaaataaataagtACAGGACTCAAATTTAATGTCAATACTGTTAACCAGAATACCGTTATATCTACCTTGCAGAGTTGCATCACTTTGGGCAGTTTATAATTGTGGTGAATGTAGGTAGAGACCTGTTTGGGCTTATTGTTACCTCTTCAATTAAACCCTCACCTGGAGATGTATGTGCTGCAGCAGATTGAAGGCCTCAGCATAGAGGCGCATGTACAGCAGCACTTCAGAGTGATGCATGTTGTTGGGGAGCTCAGCTGGTGGAGGGAAGTCACTGAAGGCCATGATCTCTTTGGAGCTGTTGATGACCACCGACTGATAGATGTTGGTACGTCCAGGCTCGGGCTCCTCCTAGAGAAGGACaagataaagacagacagttttatttgtttcactttgctACTGTGTGTGCAATAAAGTGTCACAActaataaatgataatattgggtgtgtttgtaaaaaaagCATCATCCCTCACCTTCAGTCTCCATAGACCTCCAATGTCATGGCTGCTCTCGAAGCAGATGGGCTCCAGACCTTCATCCAAACAGGCCTTGATGCTGGTCAGTCCAGAAATCCCTGCACCGATCACTGCCACCTTCTGAACCATCCTGGAGACAAACAGTTGGGGACTCAACAGCTGGTCTGATATAGAGGCTGGAACTGGAGCAAGAAgagatgaaatgtgtgtgtgttgtttagttgtgtgatgtgatgcattTTAAACTTGACTGTGTGACCATCACACCCATTGTTTGTAAGTCATTGATTTGCATGTAAATGATGGCTTTTCAATGCTTGAATCAATCAAGGATAATTATATTAATTTTGATTTGAGACACATGAGAACTTAACGTCTACAATTCCATCCACACTCTTTTTCTGAAGCTAATGTGGAGCAAAATACAGTTTTAGAGACCTTTTTGCAGGAGAGGTTTTGCACAGCTGTAAAGCATACCAGCAATTCTTAAAGTGCATTGCATTAATTAATAACCATCAACCCCTCCGGAGCTTTCACTGCTAATGATAAGTAGAAATGTCTTCAGTGAATTAAGTCTGTAATCTCTGGATCATCTGGTAACAATAAGGGAAGTGCTCTCATGCTGGCAGAGCTATtgagattcaagattcaagattcaagaaaactttatttatcccgagggaaattgtcgtgcaacagtagtaaaacaaagtgggaaaggaatacaaaagtaataaataatagtaaAGTAATAGATCCAGGTTAAGCGAGAGTTATTCAGGAAGGGAAATTAAGTACAGGAATTGAACTTTAAATATTGTTCTTGCAACTTCTGGGTTTGAGTggaagttaatttaaaaaataaccagCAAAAGTCTGTGTAATGACCGAGTGATATTTATTGTAAATCAAGTTGCCTGTATCAGCAAAAAGTACTACGGTAAAAAATCTGTGTGGCTCGGTCCTCAATTGAGCCTCAACTCTACTTAACAGGTGTGTGCCCGCTCAAGAGACCTACTCTCTTAAAGTGACAGTAACATAAGATGACTCTCCTAACGGGAACCTTAAAATACTGTTTTCCTATACAAAAACATCATTCTTACCTAAACATGAATTAAAGCAAATGAATTTAGCTGTCCTTTTAATTCCATTGgaaataattgattaaattgAATAACAAGTTAATTATAAATATGCAAAAGTCAGCTAAATTCATTTGCTTTAATTCATGTTTAGGTAAGAATGATGTTTTGTATAGGAAAACAGTATATTAATCTTTCCGTTAGAGTCATCTTATGTTACTGTCACTTTAAGAGAGTAGGTCTCTTGAGCGGCCCGCACACGTGTTAAGTGGAATTGAGGCTCAATTGAGGACTGAACCACAAAGACTTCTTACAGTAGTACTTTTTGCTGATTAGGAAAGCTTAATTTTGATCACTCCTGTAATAAGACACTGCAAAACCTTGGAATAAATATCTTTAGTTTTAACTTTTCGGAGTCCTGAGGACGTTTTTTCCTGCACAAGTCAAGGTAACACTGTTGAGGAGCTTCAACTGCCACCATGGATATAACTACTGATCTTCATATCACTATATACAGTACAAAACCTAATTTGTATGTGAGCGGGGAGGGAATGACAGAGTCTTTAGGGAGAAGAAACCCACCTGAGTTTTAGCTGGTTGCTCAGCTGAGGTGGAAACAGGCAAAAATTGTGGTCAGGAACAGGAGGCGAAGATCTTTACCAGGGCAGAGACAAGGCAGGAAAGTCAGGACAAAGTTGGGTCCAAGCCGGGAAATCCGTTTGAGGAAAAAAGCTGGAAAGTCTGTCATGAAGGCAAAGAAAAAACTTGCACTGAATGAGTGACCCATTGGGGTCTTTATATAGGCTCATTGGAGCTGAGTGTCCAGTTGAGGCAAGTCAGGCAACAAGGTGGGtgtggctggctggctggctggtagGAGCAGAGATTAGGTGAGGTGAGTGGAAAAGTACTGGAGTTGCAGACTGTGACAGAAATACCAAAATGAAATGCATGTATTATATATTAACATGGATTTATGCAATAAAGAATACTGAAAAGTTTGGTTTCTTCAACACAGAAAAGTGAAGACTCACATGGCTTCATTTGCATAAATATCTGGAAACTAGATTTTACACCAGCTTTTATGAAGCCAAACACAAGCATGTGATCACTGATGGTTTCTGTGTTAAAACAGCACTAAAGAGGCCACCAAATGGTGCTGTTTCCCCAGCGTACTCACACTGTCTCTGGACCTGTGGTCTCCTCTAACAGATTCACTTCCTTAGGAGCATTTTCTTCAAAGTTAACCAACCTACACTGAGTTTTTAAGCCAAATCATAatgagaaaaagacaagagtTTGTTCCATtataaaaagtttgttttctacAGTTGTGTTACAGTCCACtcttcactccttcactccACATGAGTACGGTCAGACTGCTGGTTGGTTGATTACAGCTTTGATTTGGTGCTTAGTATGGAGGAATTTGTAATTTCCTCATTGTAgctatatttaacatttttgcgTGTTCAGTTGCCTTAATAAACTGATTAACTGGTCGATGGAgggaaacagaatgaaactcAAGTCTTGAGCAACTCAAGATGAAGATTTTGATCATGTTCCCAGCACATGGTGCAACATACAGGACTACAGTATCAAAAAGTGATAGAACTATAGCATTTGGAGTGAATAAGGATGACTTCAGTTTTCTTGGACTTAAATTGCAGGAACGCCAGAGATTTTGATAGTCCAGCCATGTTGGTTGAACACTAAACATTTACAATTAGATTTACAGAATGTGAGCggaaagaaggaagagaggcagtgtttgatgaagaaaaagcagcacaatATTGCTGCACCTGAGAAATAAACTATGAAGCTCTCATGAAGCACCCACTCCCATCCACCCGGCCCATTCAGATGGTACTGATAAGGTGTACAGGGAGTCCAGGTAAGGGATGTAGTCCACCTGGATCGGGGTGCGTTCTGAGCAGGCATATCTAAGAGACAAGAGATGCAAAAAGATGGACAGGGGAGTTTTAAAAGTTTCCATATGCCACTTTCAAGAGTCAGTGCTTTATACTGTAGCTATTATGTTTAAAGAGGCATcttttgagaaatgtttgtgaTTGATTGTCTCAGCTCGTTCTTTCTTGCATCCTCTCGGGGTTCATTCCTTATTTCTCAAATTTAAATCTTATGGCTCCAGTATCTGACGAATGAGTTGATGTGGAGCATTGAACCCAATTTCTCAGAAACTTACTGATGTTACATGATTGTTCCCCCACAGTTATCTGGTAGGGGGCTTTTAGGGTATGTTGCAATGTATGACGTAGACACCATTTTACTGGAATGTaggaaattaattttaaaaaatcgaTGTCATGACAAATTTaacatattattacattttatggaTGTTTTGTGTCTTACCTTTGATGCATGATTGCTGTGTCCTTCTCAATTTTGCATTCGAGCATTGTTTCCTCTGAGGGTAAATGATTTAAATCTTgggatttaaacacacacagctttactTTCTCCAATGTAGTTTCTCACCACCTGACCTCCCCCACCCACTCACTCGCTGGCCTAACATTACCTTAATCATCCCAATTTTACAACTTCTACAAATACTCCACCAAGTTGTCTAGTGTGCATCTGCCCTAGCTTTCTAGCTGTCTTTGATTCTGACTGCCTGTTTTCTGGTTCGATGAGTTTGCATCTTCCTCATGATCTACTGCTTTCGACCCTCATCATTCTTTCAATCAAATCTCCAAAGAACTTCTAATCTCCTCTGACTGCCTCTGTGTCACCATGTTTCAAGTCTGTTCTGAGCCACAGTGTGTACCTATATGGTAATTTAAGCACTATGCCACCTCCGTTCTGGACTGTATAAACTCCAACATCAAGAGTGTTGCCACTCTCAAACGGATCACCACAGTCCCTAATCAGAAGCCATGGATGAACAAAAAGGTCAGACTCCTGCTGAAAGCATGTGACACTGCCTTCAGATCAGGCGAACTTCATGTGGCCTCCGGATTAACTCAAGAACAATGCGTAGAGAacttcatggaatgggtttccatggccaagcagctgcatccaagccatacatcagcaagtgcaatgcaaagtgtcggatgcagtggtgtaaagcactctgccactggactctagagcagtggagacgtgttctctggagtgatgaatcatgcttctccatctggcaatctgatggatgagtctgggtttggcggttgccaggaaaacagtacttgtctgactgcattgtaCCAGGgataaagtttggtggagggaggattatggtgtggggttgtttttcaggagcttgGATTGGCCCCtcagttccagtgaaaggaactctgaatgcttcagcataccaagaaatgttggacaattccatcCTTCCAACTTTGTGGGTACAGTTTGGGGACGActccttcctgttccaacatgactgtgcaccatTGCACAAAGCAAGGCCCATAAcgacatggatgagagagtcTGGTGTGtatgaacttgactggcctgcacagagtcctgacctcaacccgatAGAgcctttgggatgaattagagtggagactgagagccaggccttcccatccaacatcagtgtgtgacctcacaaatgtgATTCTGGAAGAATGGCCAAGAATTCCCatgaagagttgaagctgttatagctgcaaagggtggaccaaATATTAAACCCTACGGATTAAGCATGGGATTTTacttaagttcatatgcgagtcaagCCTtagcgaatacttttggcaacATAGTGTTTGTAACACTTGACTGAGACACTATTTCAGTACCATTACACATGACCTTTAGTGCATTGATTTTTAACACCTTCCTTTTTGTTCCAAGAAGAATGGATTCAGTTTTACTCAGATGTATTGAGAGCTTGTTGTCTATAAGCAACTGGCTGACAGTCTTAAGCTCTTTGCCAAGAGTATTCTCTATTTCATGCACATCACTCTCCTCGGAATGAGTAAGGCAGAGTCATCAGCATATAAAAGAagcttacaaaaataaaagggggGCCAGGATAGAACCCTGGGGCACCCCACATGTTATATGCTCAGGATCAGATGTGGCCCCTTCCACATCACAAACCTTCCTGTGAGGTATGAAGTGAACCATTTAACTGTAGAACCACTAAACCCCATGCACTGCAGTTTAGAAAGCAGTATTTCATGGTTTACTGTATCGAATGCATTTCGCAAATCGAGAAGAACCATCCCAACATAGTTTCTTTTATCAAAATTCtggaaaatgtaatcaaaaagATTAATAAGACGGTTTTCTGTAGAGTATGCTGCTCTGAAGCCAGACTGAAGCTCATATAGCACATTTTGTCTGACAAAAtactcctccacctgctccactcCATCCAGCGACGCCTTCTTACCTGATGAGCTCAACCTCTTCTATGGCTGCTTTGACAGGGACAACAAGGAGATGGCCAACAAGGCTGAACTCCCTGCAGACCACCAACCCCTCACACTCTCGTCCACCGATGTGCATGCGGCACTGAGCAGGGTTAATGCTGCTGGTCCTGATGGTGTCCATGGACGCGTCTTCAGGGCCTGCGCTGTGCAGCTGACTGAGGTCTGAACTGACATATTCAACCTGTCACTAGCCCAAGCAGGTGTCCCTGTGTGCTTCAAAACCACCTCCATCGTGCCAGTGCCAAAACATTCCACTGCAGCAAGCCTTAATGAATTCTGCGTAGTTGCATTCACTTCCATCGTCACAAAGTGCTTCGAGAGGCTGGTCCTGGCTCACCTCAAAACCAGTTTACCGCCCACACTGGACCCCTACCAATTCACCCACCACCAGAACAGCAATACAGAAGATGCCATCTCTACAGTGCTTCACTCTGCCCTCTCCCACCTCGACAACGGTAACACCTACATGAGAACGCTATTCATtgacttcagttcagcattcAACACCATGACACCCTCCAAACTGATCATCAAACTTGACCTCGGCATCAATACCTCCCTCTGCAGCTAGATTCTGGACTTCCTAACCAACAGATCACAGTCTGTCAGGTTAGATCACCACACCTCCTCAACCCTCGTTCTGAACACTGGCGTTCCACAAGGATGCGTGCTGAGCTCCCCCTTTACTCCCTCTTCACCTACGACTGCACACCTACACATGGTTCAAACATCACTGTCAAGTTTGCAGACGACACAACGGTGATTGGTCTCATCAGCAACAATGATGAATCAGCCTACAGGGAGGAGGTCCAGCACCTAACAGTGTGGTGTGCCAACAACAACTTGGCTCTCAACACCAAGAAGACCAAAGAGCTCATTGTGGACAACAGAAAGTCACACGATGGCACACACACCCCCATCCGTATCAACAGAACAGAGCGCGTCACCAGCTTCAAACTTCTGGGTGTCCACATCTCTGATGACCTCTCTTGCACACTCAACACCTCCACCCTGATCAAGAAGGCTCACCAGCATCTCTTCTTCCTGAAGAGACTAAAGAAggtccatctgtctcctccGATTCTGGTGAACTTCTACTGCTTCACCAATGAGAGCATCCCTACCATCACAGTATGGTACCCCCAGGGACTGATTCCCAACCCACCTGCACTATCCTTGACTATTTTACTCTTCATCTGTATCCCACCTGTAGTACTGCTAATAACACTtacactgtacatactgtatctcCATTTAGTACTGCCAGAAGTTTTTTTATgctgtacatactgtacctaGACCAACTTGCGCTATATTTATGTACTGTAAATGCTGTAAATCTGTCTATAATCTCCTGCACTATTTGTACTGAGCACACTTGCACTTTACTGCCTCTTTTTGCACTTCACTAGATGTTAACGGAATTTTGTTGTCACTGTACTTGTACGgtgcacaatgacaataaatttgaatctaatctaatctaatctaacaTGTGACAAAGTCCAAAACAGAATGCCATCATATCACAGGCTCAAGTGAAACATTATCATCCTCGTTATAAGATAAAGACCTTATATATccactaccagtcaaaagtttggacacaccttctcatttaatgttttttctttattttcatgactatttacattgtagattttcactgagggcatcaaaactatgaatgaacaccTGCTACCATCTgctaagtaaagagaaacaacagtccatcattactttaagaactgaaggtcagtcagtctggaaaattgcaaaaactttgaatgtgtccCCAAATTAAAAGAGTCAGGCTGAGGGGCAAGGTtaaagcacaacacacagacagattgaCAAGGAACGAGAGGGAATGGGCCAGACACGGCAGTGTGTAAACAACTGGGGACAACTGGGTAGAAAACAAATCTGGAAATATTTGACTAGAGTTTCATTTTAGGAGGAAGTGCATGTTCAATCTAAACTTGAGGCTCTCTGAAGGACACACCACTGTAAGCAGCACAACCTACTATTACTCATAGTGACCAATAACCTTGAAGGGTATGTACTGCAGCAGTTTGAAGGCCTGAGCATAGAGGCGCATATACAGCAGCATCTCAGAGTGGTGCATGTTGTTGGGGAGCTCAGCTGGTGGAGGGAAGTCACTGAAGGCCATCCTCTCTTTGGAGCTGTTGATGATCACAGAGGAGTAGATGTTGGCCCGTTCAGGCTCTGGATCGTCCTGTGAGGCAGATAAAAACATGGTCATGCGCTTCATTAAGTCTGTATGTTGCTGTCATGACTTTGGGGCCACCGTATGCAACTAAAAATGGGATTCAAGCTTGGTATTCATTGTACTGCGAGGAAATACTGTATGTGGCTTACCTTAAATCTCCATATACCTCCATTGTCATTGCTGCTCTCAAAGCACTCAGGCTGCAGACCTTCTTCCAAACAGGCTTTGATGCTGGTCAGTCCAGAAATCCCTGCACTGATCACTGCCACCTTCTGAAGCATGctggaataaaaataaagcagattAAGAGAGTCAGTTTTTTAATAAGCACAATAAAACCAACTGACTTCTGCTGGAATAATGAGCGGGAGAGAAAAGCTGTGCGTTGTGTTGCAGCCAGTTATTgactttctatttttttttctgtgtttttttttagaggttCCCTGTATTAAATGACTTAACCTGAAATTAAAGcttcaaatgcattaaaattcTCAAATGACCTATATATTATCGTGGGAGCCATACTCTTCCATTACCTTTATACTTCAAACTGCtacatataaaaatgtgtttggcaCCGTGATTGGTTATGTAGTCATACAATCCATCTATAGTCTTTTTATTGATGCACACGtggcataaaaagaaaatgcggTACTGTCCTTGTTGATAGCGGTTATCATGGCTTGTCTCCCTCTTAGTTTAAATATTACTCAATTACACATTTAATTGACATAGACGTGACTTACCGCCTATCATAACTCATAAAATAACGCTGTAATAAATCACTAGACTGCGTGACCTAAAGGCCAGTAATCAACAACATGAGTCAGCCATTCTGAGATTGTGTCTTAAGAGGTATCTGTGTCTTTCCAAGATTTTATTACGGCTCACAACTGATTAGACGGAACAAAGGAGCTACCAAGAAACCTGCTGGTGTAAATGGATGATGATCTGACTGGCTTCTGAACTTTTAAGTTAGTTTTAACAAAGATGTAACCTGTTTTTGCCTATTGGTATGGGTAGCCcatataaatatactgtatatggaATCAACTGATCAATTCTCTTTTAGAGAAAAGCATTGTATAACAGTATACTTACACATAACCTTCAAGTCACTATGTAAATACAACGTCCTATTTAGACTACTATTGAAGCCATGATCTATGACTTCAGGACTTTAAAGTAAACTGTATAGatacattttgggaaaaaaaaaaccctgaatgcTGAAGCAACAGGAgcatttctctgctgtttctaCATTATCAGTTGACTTTTAtaaacaaccaaagaaaactTTAGTAAAACTGTCTCTttgaaaactttcttttcaaaGGTTTTGTAGAGTAAAATATCAAATACTAAAACTAAGAGCAACACATCACCAATATCATTTGCATATGGTGAAGATTAAATGTATAAGTCTTCGGAGCACATAGGAAAGCTCTTTCTCCGAGACCAGTCAATCACGGTACCTTGTTAGTGCTGCATCAGAGGTTACGCAATCTAAACCTGATGACCTTTCTCATCTGTGTAAATGATCCCCGTCCTCTCTTGAGCTTCCCTTCATTTTATACCCAAGCGCAGATCCTGGGCGGGTTGGATGGTTAAACATTATAGAGCTTGTCAGCCTGTATACGTATTGACGAGACGATGATGGGACTTGGATCAAAGTATTGTCTTCTTGAATATACTTTGTGTCTTT includes the following:
- the LOC119029347 gene encoding flavin-containing monooxygenase 5-like; the encoded protein is MVQKVAVIGAGISGLTSIKACLDEGLEPICFESSHDIGGLWRLKEEPEPGRTNIYQSVVINSSKEIMAFSDFPPPAELPNNMHHSEVLLYMRLYAEAFNLLQHIHLQTTVVSVRQTLDFASTGQWEVETESSDGQRETRVFDAVIVCTGHFTHPHMPLKDFPGIESFEGRYFHSWHYRNSEGLQGKRVVVVGIGNSGGDIAVEISRVAEKVYLSSRSGAWVVSRVGQGGIPSDLIGTSRMNLFMERLFPSWSNTMLEKKLNKAFDHKLYGLKPKHGFFAQMPLVNDDLPNRIISGRVQMKPNVKEFRGSSAVFVDGSVIEKVDVVVFATGYNYSFPFLPSALQAKCGYRLRLYKHVFPPALTKPTLAVVGFIRGFGAVNPLSEMQARWATRVFKGLATLPSEETMIKELEKDTEIMHQKFACTELNPIQVDYIPYLDSLAEQVGVRPNIPWLLLTDPRLALQLITGPCTPYQYRLTGPGKWAGARQAILTQWERVLQPFRTRVVPEPERRPLSRWSIVVMVSGAALLCCFCYNKHPLPSLLSLQSLLRSPQ
- the LOC119029349 gene encoding flavin-containing monooxygenase 5-like, yielding MLQKVAVISAGISGLTSIKACLEEGLQPECFESSNDNGGIWRFKDDPEPERANIYSSVIINSSKERMAFSDFPPPAELPNNMHHSEMLLYMRLYAQAFKLLQYIPFKVIGHYE